Proteins encoded in a region of the Halarcobacter mediterraneus genome:
- a CDS encoding FecR family protein, with protein MKSINEEAILWLIKEQEGLSTCEKKELEQWLNESKEHKEAYVSNKLIRETFKSLPSNKKEELKEKANTGIKRAKFIQKIRYFSTAAIFLLAVGIGSYNYYIDFINPSFSKALISNNKIEDKYLLPDNSKIVLDVNSTMNIDYYKNRREVIFPKGKAVFYVAKDKSRPFIINASNAQIEVLGTSFEVSNLNDKVSIKVKEGTVKISKKEYDKIKTIIILTKKEQLTLNRNGKVSDYGKIELEKIATWEKGFLSFYGTPLKTVIKEFSRYVDIDVKYENEDVAYTAITGKFAINEFNKFLEALPKIYPLKLDKNNRNIKISQN; from the coding sequence ATGAAAAGTATAAATGAAGAAGCAATCTTATGGCTTATTAAAGAACAAGAAGGATTATCTACCTGTGAGAAAAAAGAGCTAGAACAATGGCTAAATGAAAGTAAAGAACATAAAGAAGCCTATGTAAGTAATAAACTTATAAGAGAGACTTTTAAGTCTTTACCAAGTAATAAAAAAGAAGAATTAAAAGAAAAAGCAAATACAGGTATAAAAAGAGCAAAGTTTATACAAAAAATTAGATACTTTTCTACAGCTGCAATATTTCTTTTGGCAGTAGGAATTGGCTCATATAATTACTATATAGATTTTATAAATCCAAGTTTTTCTAAAGCATTAATATCAAACAATAAAATAGAAGATAAGTATTTACTCCCTGATAATTCTAAAATTGTATTAGATGTAAATTCAACTATGAATATAGACTATTATAAAAATAGAAGAGAAGTGATTTTTCCAAAAGGAAAAGCTGTCTTTTATGTGGCAAAAGATAAAAGCAGACCCTTTATAATAAATGCAAGTAATGCCCAAATAGAAGTTTTAGGTACAAGTTTTGAAGTAAGTAATCTAAATGATAAAGTAAGCATAAAAGTAAAAGAAGGAACAGTAAAAATATCTAAAAAAGAGTATGATAAAATCAAAACAATAATCATTTTGACAAAAAAAGAACAACTTACTTTAAATAGAAATGGAAAAGTTTCAGACTATGGAAAAATTGAACTAGAAAAAATAGCAACTTGGGAAAAAGGTTTTTTATCTTTTTATGGAACACCACTTAAGACTGTAATTAAAGAATTCTCAAGATATGTAGATATTGATGTAAAGTATGAAAATGAAGATGTAGCATATACAGCTATTACAGGAAAGTTTGCAATAAATGAATTTAATAAATTTCTAGAAGCTTTACCTAAAATCTATCCTTTAAAATTAGATAAAAACAATAGAAATATAAAGATTTCTCAAAATTAG
- a CDS encoding RNA polymerase sigma factor codes for MIEHYNELVYYIYRMVGDKEKAKDIIQEAYSRMLVIDKRTPVKNKRAFLYKLARNIAIDQARREKNASSIIYEEEEHSIPIEEQPEEQVCQANQQELLLQILATLPEKNQQAFTLHILEGFSRKEIAEKMGVSVGAVEKHIIRASEKLKEKMQRKLGIK; via the coding sequence ATGATTGAACACTATAATGAGTTAGTATATTATATTTATCGAATGGTTGGAGATAAAGAAAAAGCCAAAGATATCATTCAAGAAGCATATAGCAGAATGTTAGTTATTGATAAAAGAACCCCAGTAAAAAATAAAAGAGCTTTTTTATATAAATTAGCAAGAAATATTGCAATTGACCAAGCTAGAAGAGAAAAAAATGCTTCAAGTATTATTTATGAAGAGGAAGAACATAGTATACCGATTGAAGAACAACCTGAAGAACAGGTTTGTCAAGCAAATCAGCAAGAATTACTACTTCAAATATTAGCTACCTTACCTGAAAAAAATCAACAAGCTTTTACTTTACATATACTTGAAGGCTTTTCAAGAAAAGAAATCGCTGAAAAAATGGGAGTAAGTGTTGGAGCAGTTGAAAAACACATAATTCGGGCAAGTGAAAAGTTGAAAGAAAAGATGCAAAGAAAATTAGGAATTAAATAA
- the crcB gene encoding fluoride efflux transporter CrcB, with protein MTFSWQTVLAIGLGGFLGAVARAYVVHLTNKHFPIDFPVGILLVNIVGSFIIGCLFAFVTHNLLSDITKSFLITGFLGALTTYSTFAIESFFLLQTSFFLGLTNMFLNLFGTILAAASGYKLLHFFIK; from the coding sequence ATGACTTTTAGTTGGCAAACAGTTTTAGCTATAGGATTAGGTGGTTTTTTAGGTGCTGTAGCAAGAGCTTATGTTGTTCATCTTACAAATAAGCATTTCCCCATAGATTTTCCAGTAGGAATACTTCTTGTAAATATTGTAGGTAGTTTTATTATAGGATGTTTATTTGCTTTCGTTACACATAATTTACTTTCAGATATTACAAAATCTTTTTTAATAACGGGATTTTTAGGTGCTTTAACTACATATTCTACCTTTGCTATAGAAAGCTTTTTTTTACTTCAAACTTCATTTTTTTTAGGACTAACTAATATGTTCTTAAATCTTTTTGGTACAATCTTAGCTGCTGCAAGTGGATATAAACTTCTTCATTTTTTTATAAAATAG
- a CDS encoding lysophospholipid acyltransferase family protein: protein MLSRIRGFIVLIQFSITVAIVVVAMYLFKNKTHEIIKIWMKVQTYLLGIKFQIEGELDDSCDMVIMNHQSLLDIIVMEHLHNKHLAWVAKKEITDLFFFGHIIKAPQMISVDRENKAGIIHLLKEAKDRLSKGRPIAMFPEGTRSDGKHMLKFKPGAKMIANKLNLRVQPAIILNTKKILDSRRVKQEPGIVKVIYLKPVQAQKGTTWFEDLEEEMNRVFKEELEKNDF, encoded by the coding sequence ATGTTATCAAGAATTAGAGGTTTTATCGTTCTTATACAATTCTCAATTACTGTTGCAATAGTTGTAGTTGCTATGTATTTATTTAAAAATAAAACCCATGAAATAATTAAAATATGGATGAAAGTCCAAACTTATTTATTAGGTATAAAGTTTCAGATAGAAGGTGAGTTAGATGATTCTTGTGATATGGTTATTATGAATCATCAAAGCTTATTAGATATTATTGTTATGGAACATCTTCATAATAAGCACTTAGCTTGGGTTGCAAAAAAAGAAATTACTGATTTATTCTTTTTTGGACATATTATAAAAGCTCCACAAATGATATCTGTAGATAGAGAAAATAAAGCAGGAATTATTCATTTATTAAAAGAAGCAAAAGACAGATTATCAAAAGGTAGACCTATAGCTATGTTTCCTGAAGGAACAAGAAGTGATGGAAAACATATGTTAAAGTTTAAACCTGGTGCTAAAATGATTGCAAATAAATTAAATCTTCGAGTCCAGCCAGCAATAATTTTAAATACAAAAAAAATTCTAGACTCAAGACGAGTAAAGCAAGAACCAGGGATAGTAAAAGTCATCTATTTAAAACCTGTACAAGCTCAAAAAGGAACAACTTGGTTTGAAGACCTAGAAGAAGAAATGAATAGAGTTTTCAAAGAAGAGCTTGAAAAAAATGACTTTTAG
- the purQ gene encoding phosphoribosylformylglycinamidine synthase I — protein MNVSVLQFPGTNCEYDTKYAFEKLNCDVTIVWHKDKEIPENTDLLVIPGGFSYGDYLRSGAIARFANIMESVQEYASKGGKILGICNGFQILLEAGLLPGAMKRNDSLHFISKYNHLKVINNDNIFLSLLKKGDVVNIPVAHHDGNYFIDEKGLKELEENNQILLKYCDENAELKNINGSVSNIAGICNKEKNVFGLMPHPERAIETLLGCDDGLNMLKGFLK, from the coding sequence ATGAATGTATCTGTACTACAATTTCCTGGTACTAATTGTGAATATGACACAAAATATGCTTTTGAAAAATTGAATTGTGATGTTACAATAGTTTGGCATAAGGATAAAGAAATTCCTGAAAACACAGACCTTTTGGTAATACCTGGGGGATTTTCATATGGTGATTATCTAAGATCAGGAGCAATTGCAAGATTTGCAAATATTATGGAATCAGTTCAAGAATATGCTTCTAAAGGTGGAAAAATTTTAGGTATTTGTAATGGATTTCAGATTTTACTTGAAGCAGGACTTTTACCAGGTGCTATGAAAAGAAATGACTCTTTACATTTTATTTCTAAATATAATCATCTAAAAGTAATAAATAATGACAATATTTTTTTATCATTGTTAAAAAAAGGTGATGTTGTAAATATTCCTGTAGCTCATCATGATGGTAATTATTTTATTGATGAAAAAGGATTAAAAGAGCTTGAAGAAAATAATCAAATTCTTTTAAAATATTGTGATGAAAATGCTGAACTAAAAAATATCAATGGTTCTGTATCAAATATTGCAGGTATTTGTAATAAAGAAAAAAATGTATTTGGATTAATGCCTCATCCAGAAAGAGCAATTGAAACTCTATTAGGTTGTGATGATGGACTTAATATGCTAAAAGGATTTTTAAAATAG
- the purS gene encoding phosphoribosylformylglycinamidine synthase subunit PurS, whose amino-acid sequence MKAIINVALKQGVLDDQGKATHHALDTLGFKDIVKDVRIGKQIIMELNSSNEDEAKEEVTKMCEKLLANTVIEDYQIEIVG is encoded by the coding sequence ATGAAAGCAATCATAAATGTAGCATTAAAGCAAGGTGTTCTTGATGATCAAGGAAAAGCAACTCATCATGCGTTAGATACGTTAGGTTTTAAAGATATTGTAAAAGATGTAAGAATTGGTAAACAAATTATTATGGAATTAAATTCATCAAATGAAGATGAAGCAAAAGAAGAAGTAACAAAAATGTGTGAAAAACTTTTAGCAAACACTGTAATTGAAGATTATCAAATTGAGATAGTAGGTTAA
- a CDS encoding phosphoribosylaminoimidazolesuccinocarboxamide synthase, whose product MNISEIVALGLWPESKKTTNKKGLPELENLGYNLFYIGKNADLYTCPGNEPKVLLVRSDRCSVFDIPLNLEIEGKGIYQTSISNNGAEFAKKSGIKTAILDEKIDDSLDISPRCQVMELCKPLEAEIDGDIVQFEFIFRNYLTGSLYEACQNGKDPYGLELAPNLKQWYKFETPIFTPTTKGVKDEPLNSTEVRKRFPEIISNLEKLFKDFTVFAEENGIIVVDTKFEIFINSKGEWVLGDEVLTPESSRFIAKKDFEAQNYISMDKQILRNFAKDNSWKEQAKSLEAGQKLDVIVPDSIKNEILSGYSTIQNSLIK is encoded by the coding sequence ATGAATATAAGTGAGATTGTAGCACTTGGTCTATGGCCTGAATCAAAAAAAACTACAAATAAAAAAGGACTTCCTGAGTTAGAAAACCTTGGGTATAATCTTTTTTATATAGGAAAAAATGCAGATTTATATACTTGTCCTGGAAATGAACCAAAAGTATTATTAGTAAGAAGTGACAGATGTTCTGTTTTTGATATTCCTTTAAACCTTGAAATAGAAGGAAAAGGTATATATCAAACTTCAATTTCAAATAATGGTGCAGAGTTTGCAAAAAAATCTGGAATAAAAACAGCTATTTTAGATGAAAAGATAGATGACTCTTTAGATATTTCTCCAAGATGCCAAGTAATGGAACTTTGTAAACCTCTGGAAGCTGAAATAGATGGTGATATTGTTCAGTTTGAGTTTATTTTTAGAAACTATTTGACAGGTTCTTTATATGAAGCATGTCAAAATGGAAAAGATCCATATGGATTAGAATTAGCACCTAATTTAAAACAATGGTACAAATTTGAAACACCAATTTTTACTCCTACTACAAAAGGGGTAAAAGATGAACCTTTAAACTCTACAGAAGTTAGAAAGAGATTCCCTGAAATTATTTCTAATTTAGAAAAACTGTTTAAAGACTTTACTGTATTTGCAGAAGAGAATGGAATTATTGTAGTTGATACAAAGTTTGAGATTTTTATTAACTCAAAAGGTGAATGGGTTCTTGGTGATGAAGTTCTAACTCCTGAAAGTTCGAGATTTATTGCAAAAAAAGATTTTGAAGCTCAAAATTATATTTCAATGGATAAGCAAATTCTTAGAAATTTTGCAAAAGATAATAGCTGGAAAGAACAGGCAAAAAGTTTAGAAGCTGGTCAAAAATTAGATGTTATAGTTCCAGATTCTATTAAGAATGAAATTTTAAGTGGCTATAGCACTATTCAAAATAGCTTGATTAAGTAA